From one Dermacentor variabilis isolate Ectoservices chromosome 3, ASM5094787v1, whole genome shotgun sequence genomic stretch:
- the DMAP1 gene encoding DNA methyltransferase 1 associated protein 1: MSDVLDILDVERPNTPEVSKESILGTDARKNKLMQKRKLIEATFKRPEGMHRELYALLFSDARDNPPLLPTDSSQGYKRNKAKLGIRRVRPWRWMPFNNPARKDGVMLSHWRRLADEGKEYPFAKFNKQVPVPTYTEAEYQQHLASAQWSRAETDHLLELCRRFDQRFLIVKDRWDRTRFPTGRSIEDLKERYYGICQTLARVRAPPGQEPKGRAFDADHERRRKEQLLKLYDRTTEQVEEEQTLLGELRKIELRKKEREKKTQDLQKLITAADNSAEARRVERKGPKKKLNIQKSSRTEPGAVESAGIRFPDFKACGVSLRSHRMKLPASVGQKKTKAIEQLLQELGVELNPTPCDEVCQHFNELRSDMVLLYELKLALATCEYELQTLRHQFEVLAPERAAATAAATGIATLTSSSSSSGIGASIGSTIGVSVAEPGGGSATETPIRGISEILDVGATPGTPNRKRRAAIEQSNLLKKFKKA, translated from the exons ATGAGTGACGTCCTGGACATATTGGACGTGGAACGTCCCAACACTCCAGAAGTCAGCAAGGAGAGCATCCTGGGCACAGATGCTCGAAAG AACAAGCTTATGCAGAAGCGGAAGCTCATAGAGGCCACCTTCAAGCGACCTGAAGGAATGCATCGGGAGCTCTATGCCCTTCTTTTCTCCGATGCACG AGACAACCCACCTCTGCTGCCGACTGACAGCAGCCAAGGCTACAAGCGCAACAAAGCCAAGCTTGGAATCCGGCGTGTCCGGCCATGGCGCTGGATGCCGTTTAACAACCCGGCCCGCAAG GATGGCGTGATGCTGAGCCACTGGCGGAGATTGGCCGACGAAGGCAAGGAGTACCCCTTTGCAAAGTTCAACAAG CAGGTACCAGTGCCAACCTACACGGAAGCCGAGTACCAGCAGCACCTGGCGAGCGCACAATGGAGCAGGGCCGAGACGGACCACCTGCTCGAGCTGTGCCGACGTTTCGATCAGCGGTTCCTGATCGTGAAGGACCGTTGGGATAGGACACGCTTCCCCACGGGACGCTCCATAGAAGACCTCAAAGAGCGGTACTATGGCATCTGCCAG ACCTTGGCCCGCGTCAGGGCACCCCCCGGGCAAGAACCCAAGGGCCGTGCTTTTGACGCTGACCATGAACGCCGTCGCAAGGAGCAGTTGCTGAAGCTGTATGATCGCACTACAGAGCAG GTTGAAGAAGAGCAGACGCTGCTGGGAGAGTTGCGCAAGATTGAACTACGCAAGAAGGAGCGCGAGAAGAAGACCCAAGACCTGCAGAAGCTCATCACAGCAGCGGACAACAGCGCGGAGGCACGGCGTGTCGAGCGCAAGGGCCCCAAGAAGAAGCTCAACATCCAGAAGAGCAGTCGCACCGAGCCGGGG GCAGTGGAGTCAGCAGGTATTCGGTTTCCGGATTTCAAGGCCTGTGGGGTGTCGCTGCGAAGCCACAGG ATGAAGCTGCCAGCATCAGTGGGCCAGAAGAAGACAAAGGCCATTGAACAGCTACTCCAGGAACTGGGTGTCG AGCTGAATCCAACGCCGTGCGACGAGGTGTGCCAGCACTTCAACGAGTTGCGCAGCGACATGGTGCTCTTGTACGAGCTCAAACTTGCTCTGGCCACGTGCGAGTACGAGCTGCAGACCCTGCGGCACCAGTTCGAGGTGCTGGCGCCCGAGCGagctgccgccactgccgcggCCACGGGCATTGCGACGCTGACCAgctcgtcaagcagcagtggcattggGGCCAGCATCGGCAGCACCATCGGTGTGAGCGTAGCAGAGCCGGGAGGAGGCTCTGCCACCGAAACACCAATACGAGGCATCTCGGAGATCCTCGACGTCGGTGCAACGCCCGGGACGCCTAAT CGCAAGCGGCGGGCTGCCATCGAGCAGAGCAACCTTTTAAAGAAATTCAAGAAGGCCTGA
- the LOC142575629 gene encoding solute carrier family 35 member E2A-like isoform X2 has protein sequence MVGEQASRMDGGDCVVKGSVFSEQLSRHHRGSTGHKEDAMSGLPFHGPSSREVELASVPVLERRSGLYSSGAVVVLVVWYFFSFTTLVLNKCILSYQAGDPVVLAAVQMCCCFICGYVQMQMTARRKLSHENSPRAHNVILVGSLRFSTVFLGLVALWYVPVSFAETVKSSAPVFTVVISRLVLGEMTTWLVNLSLFPVMGGLALCSANELSFNVPGFIASLSTNLSECFQNVFSKRLLTDEKVKLLPVELQCYTSLSSVFILVPTMLALVDFGKVWETTSWATMGTLLLGGLSFHCQSFTEYILLGYISPVTHSVANTVKRALMIWLSVLVFGNQVTFLSGLGTLIVIAGVFLYNHARNVAATLYQYDVTLSTVKVTDHDV, from the exons ATGGTCGGAGAGCAAGCCAGCCGGATGGATGGTGGTGACTGCGTGGTGAAGGGCTCCGTGTTTAGTGAACAGCTGAGCAGACATCACCGTGGCAGCACCGGCCACAAGGAAGATGCCATGAGCGGACTGCCTTTTCACGGACCTTCGTCACGGGAGGTGGAGCTGGCCAGTGTGCCAGTCCTCGAGCGACGAAGCGGACTGTACAGCAGTGGAGCAGTGGTTGTGCTCGTCGTCTGGTACTTCTTCAGCTTCACCACACTGGTGCTGAACAAGTGCATCCTCTCTTACCAGGCTGGGGACCCTGTAGTGCTAG CCGCAGTGCAGATGTGCTGCTGCTTCATCTGTGGCTACGTCCAGATGCAGATGACTGCCAGACGGAAGCTGTCCCACGAGAACTCTCCTAGGGCACATAATGTCATCCTCGTTGGGTCGCTACG GTTTAGCACGGTGTTCCTGGGCCTGGTGGCGTTGTGGTACGTGCCAGTGTCGTTTGCAGAAACGGTGAAGAGCTCGGCGCCCGTGTTCACCGTGGTCATCTCGCGGCTGGTGCTGGGCGAAATGACCACCTGGCTGGTCAACCTGAGCCTCTTCCCAGTCATGGGAGGCCTGGCCCTGTGCAGCGCGAACGAGCTGAGCTTCAACGTGCCGGGCTTTATTGCTTCGCTTTCCACTAATCTCTCGGAGTG TTTTCAGAACGTCTTCTCCAAGCGCCTGCTCACCGACGAGAAGGTCAAGCTGCT GCCTGTGGAGCTCCAGTGCTACACTAGCCTGAGTTCGGTGTTCATCCTGGTGCCCACCATGTTGGCCCTGGTGGACTTTGGCAAGGTGTGGGAGACCACGTCGTGGGCTACGAtgggcacactgttgctggggggcCTGTCGTTCCACTGCCAAAGCTTTACAGAGTACATCCTGCTGGGCTACATCTCGCCTGTCACCCACAG CGTTGCAAACACAGTCAAGCGGGCGCTCATGATCTGGCTGTCTGTGCTGGTGTTTGGCAACCAAGTCACATTCCTCAGCGGTCTAGGGACACTCATTGTCATTGCGGGCGTATTCCTGTACAACCATGCACGGAACGTTGCTGCCACTCTATACCAATACGATGTGACGCTCAGTACCGTCAAGGTTACTGACCATGATGTCTGA
- the LOC142575629 gene encoding solute carrier family 35 member E2A-like isoform X1: MNGAATCHQEADDMVGEQASRMDGGDCVVKGSVFSEQLSRHHRGSTGHKEDAMSGLPFHGPSSREVELASVPVLERRSGLYSSGAVVVLVVWYFFSFTTLVLNKCILSYQAGDPVVLAAVQMCCCFICGYVQMQMTARRKLSHENSPRAHNVILVGSLRFSTVFLGLVALWYVPVSFAETVKSSAPVFTVVISRLVLGEMTTWLVNLSLFPVMGGLALCSANELSFNVPGFIASLSTNLSECFQNVFSKRLLTDEKVKLLPVELQCYTSLSSVFILVPTMLALVDFGKVWETTSWATMGTLLLGGLSFHCQSFTEYILLGYISPVTHSVANTVKRALMIWLSVLVFGNQVTFLSGLGTLIVIAGVFLYNHARNVAATLYQYDVTLSTVKVTDHDV, translated from the exons ATGAATGGAGCTGCAACATGTCATCAGG AAGCAGACGACATGGTCGGAGAGCAAGCCAGCCGGATGGATGGTGGTGACTGCGTGGTGAAGGGCTCCGTGTTTAGTGAACAGCTGAGCAGACATCACCGTGGCAGCACCGGCCACAAGGAAGATGCCATGAGCGGACTGCCTTTTCACGGACCTTCGTCACGGGAGGTGGAGCTGGCCAGTGTGCCAGTCCTCGAGCGACGAAGCGGACTGTACAGCAGTGGAGCAGTGGTTGTGCTCGTCGTCTGGTACTTCTTCAGCTTCACCACACTGGTGCTGAACAAGTGCATCCTCTCTTACCAGGCTGGGGACCCTGTAGTGCTAG CCGCAGTGCAGATGTGCTGCTGCTTCATCTGTGGCTACGTCCAGATGCAGATGACTGCCAGACGGAAGCTGTCCCACGAGAACTCTCCTAGGGCACATAATGTCATCCTCGTTGGGTCGCTACG GTTTAGCACGGTGTTCCTGGGCCTGGTGGCGTTGTGGTACGTGCCAGTGTCGTTTGCAGAAACGGTGAAGAGCTCGGCGCCCGTGTTCACCGTGGTCATCTCGCGGCTGGTGCTGGGCGAAATGACCACCTGGCTGGTCAACCTGAGCCTCTTCCCAGTCATGGGAGGCCTGGCCCTGTGCAGCGCGAACGAGCTGAGCTTCAACGTGCCGGGCTTTATTGCTTCGCTTTCCACTAATCTCTCGGAGTG TTTTCAGAACGTCTTCTCCAAGCGCCTGCTCACCGACGAGAAGGTCAAGCTGCT GCCTGTGGAGCTCCAGTGCTACACTAGCCTGAGTTCGGTGTTCATCCTGGTGCCCACCATGTTGGCCCTGGTGGACTTTGGCAAGGTGTGGGAGACCACGTCGTGGGCTACGAtgggcacactgttgctggggggcCTGTCGTTCCACTGCCAAAGCTTTACAGAGTACATCCTGCTGGGCTACATCTCGCCTGTCACCCACAG CGTTGCAAACACAGTCAAGCGGGCGCTCATGATCTGGCTGTCTGTGCTGGTGTTTGGCAACCAAGTCACATTCCTCAGCGGTCTAGGGACACTCATTGTCATTGCGGGCGTATTCCTGTACAACCATGCACGGAACGTTGCTGCCACTCTATACCAATACGATGTGACGCTCAGTACCGTCAAGGTTACTGACCATGATGTCTGA